One Gelria sp. Kuro-4 DNA segment encodes these proteins:
- a CDS encoding CAP domain-containing protein: MQKRFSALLALLLVLALSLAVQARPATVTLPAAGGTGYNQVYSQVHAQLQRHLGYLLSPATIADLARRLSEQVVARLGGGTGTPPDPQPAPAPQPVPKPQPVPEPQPAPAPEPAPAPRTGLTVDEARMVELVNQERAKAGLKPLAVDMRLVETARAKSRDLIEENYFGHISPKLGSPFEQMQRAGISYRYAGENLAGAPTVDRAHAALMKSSGHRANILSPHFTCIGVGIVDGGPYGKMFTQQFIG, encoded by the coding sequence ATGCAGAAACGGTTTTCAGCGCTCCTGGCCCTGCTTTTGGTTCTTGCCTTGAGCCTGGCGGTCCAGGCCCGGCCGGCCACGGTCACCCTCCCGGCTGCCGGCGGGACCGGCTACAACCAAGTTTACAGCCAGGTCCACGCCCAGCTGCAGCGGCACCTCGGTTACCTGCTCAGTCCGGCGACCATTGCCGACCTGGCCCGGCGCTTGAGCGAACAGGTGGTTGCCCGCCTGGGCGGCGGCACCGGCACGCCGCCGGATCCGCAACCGGCACCGGCGCCGCAACCCGTACCCAAGCCGCAACCGGTCCCTGAACCACAGCCGGCGCCGGCACCCGAGCCCGCTCCTGCTCCCCGGACGGGCCTTACGGTGGACGAAGCCCGTATGGTGGAGCTCGTGAATCAGGAACGGGCCAAGGCAGGCCTCAAGCCCCTCGCCGTGGACATGCGGCTGGTGGAGACGGCGCGGGCCAAGAGCCGGGATTTGATCGAAGAGAACTACTTCGGCCACATCTCACCTAAGCTCGGCTCGCCGTTTGAACAGATGCAGCGTGCGGGCATCAGCTACCGGTATGCTGGGGAGAACCTGGCCGGCGCGCCCACCGTGGACCGGGCCCACGCGGCCCTCATGAAGAGCTCCGGCCACCGCGCCAACATCTTAAGTCCCCACTTCACGTGCATCGGCGTGGGAATAGTGGACGGCGGGCCCTATGGCAAGATGTTTACGCAGCAGTTTATCGGGTGA